In Alosa alosa isolate M-15738 ecotype Scorff River chromosome 19, AALO_Geno_1.1, whole genome shotgun sequence, a genomic segment contains:
- the med6 gene encoding mediator of RNA polymerase II transcription subunit 6 has product MASVDLRADNLLGISWVDSGWVPILNPGNVLDYFSERSNPFYDRTCNNEVVKMQRLTLDHLNQMVGVEYILLHVQEPILYIIRKQQRQSPTQVIPLADYYIIAGVVYQAPDLGSVISSRVLSAVHGIQSAFDEAMSYCRYHPSKGYWWNFKDQEEKEKSKPKSKKKEEPSSFFQRQRVDALLLDLRNKFPPTYYQPKPGEKPVPVEVKKESDLPAETVKQEERETASKTPAPAPPSKPPPEKRARLQ; this is encoded by the exons ATGGCGTCGGTGGACTTAAGAG CAGATAACCTCTTGGGAATATCATGGGTTGATAGTGGGTGGGTACCCATTCTCAACCCCGGTAATGTCCTGGACTATTTTTCCGAAAGAAGCAACCCATTCTACGACCGAACTTGCAACAATGAAGTTGTGAAAATGCAGCGGCTCACCCTGGACCACTTAAA TCAGATGGTGGGAGTTGAGTATATCCTACTACACGTACAGGAGCCAATCTTGTACATCATCCGCAAGCAGCAGCGACAGTCGCCAACCCAAG TTATCCCCTTGGCGGATTACTACATCATAGCTGGTGTGGTCTACCAAGCACCAGACTTAGGATCAGTCATCAGCTCCAGAGTG CTATCAGCTGTACACGGCATACAGTCAGCATTTGATGAAGCCATGTCTTACTGTCGCTACCACCCATCAAAGGGCTACTGGTGGAACTTCAAAGACCAGGAGGAGAAAG AGAAATCCAAACCCAAGTCAAAGAAGAAGGAGGAGCCCAGTTCATTCTTCCAGAGGCAGCGAGTTGATGCTTTACTGCTAGACCTTCGGAACAAATTCCCCCCTACATACTACCAG CCCAAACCGGGAGAAAAGCCTGTCCCGG TGGAGGTAAAGAAAGAATCTGATTTACCTGCTGAAACGGTaaaacaagaggagagagagacggccAGCAAGACTCCAGCACCTGCCCCCCCAAGCAAGCCACCCCCTGAGAAACGAGCCAGGTTgcaatga
- the mrpl9 gene encoding 39S ribosomal protein L9, mitochondrial, with product MFGLVKRNTCHMIGMWSRLAACTVQNFSQTASRNTVIVERWWQVPLSKEGSPPRLNPRRHRVYRLVEDTKHGSKEKMELLLTQTVPKLGGRGDTVFVAKSLGRNKLLPQGLAVYPSPENLEMFTEEKRQLREGKPEDRIQTRTGQKTLEFLRNAKLEVPINTSMDYHISKEIVCRYFQTELGVVVPTHALTLPDEPITTVGETWCEVTINGVDTVRITLSVKSHEDYKPRQLRRRGQEPSPDTKAEGSSPSNEDQNTQL from the coding sequence ATGTTTGGGCTAGTTAAAAGGAACACCTGTCATATGATAGGCATGTGGAGTAGACTAGCGGCATGCACGGTGCAGAATTTTTCTCAAACAGCCAGCAGAAATACAGTTATTGTCGAAAGATGGTGGCAAGTTCCACTGTCTAAAGAAGGAAGCCCACCTCGACTTAATCCACGACGTCACCGTGTATACCGACTTGTCGAGGACACCAAACATGGTTCTAAAGAGAAGATGGAGCTCCTTCTTACACAGACAGTGCCTAAGCTTGGAGGCCGGGGTGATACTGTGTTTGTGGCAAAGTCGTTGGGCCGAAACAAGCTTTTACCTCAGGGCCTGGCAGTGTACCCCTCACCAGAAAACCTGGAAATGTTTACCGAAGAGAAAAGGCAACTGCGGGAGGGAAAGCCAGAGGACAGGATTCAGACTCGCACTGGACAAAAGACTTTGGAGTTCTTGAGGAATGCAAAGCTCGAAGTCCCTATTAACACATCCATGGACTACCATATATCCAAGGAGATTGTCTGCAGGTATTTCCAGACAGAACTTGGGGTTGTAGTACCAACGCATGCCCTTACGCTTCCAGATGAGCCAATCACCACTGTGGGGGAGACTTGGTGCGAAGTGACTATTAATGGGGTCGACACCGTCCGCATTACTTTATCAGTTAAATCTCATGAGGATTATAAACCCAGACAGCTGAGGAGACGAGGACAAGAACCGAGTCCTGATACAAAAGCGGAAGGGTCTTCACCTTCTAATGAAGACCAGAATACACAATTATAG